From the Nocardiopsis changdeensis genome, one window contains:
- a CDS encoding DUF3566 domain-containing protein — translation MSDNQRNTTTNDTAPAGDVETTDTALEGGGEAATMTETPGGSEPQEAAAGKATLSSRKAHLTVSRVEPWSVMKFSFVVSLVCFIILFVAIAVIYVTLSMLGVFDELTNMITALLEGDGGGEDELGLNPAAWFSPGRVLGYTGVVGALNIVLITALSTVGAMVYNLVADLVGGLDITLSEAE, via the coding sequence ATGTCTGACAACCAGCGGAACACCACCACGAACGACACCGCTCCCGCAGGGGACGTGGAGACGACCGACACGGCCCTGGAGGGCGGCGGAGAGGCGGCCACCATGACGGAGACCCCGGGCGGTTCCGAGCCCCAGGAGGCTGCGGCGGGCAAGGCGACGCTCAGCAGCCGCAAGGCGCACCTGACCGTGTCCCGCGTGGAGCCGTGGTCGGTGATGAAGTTCAGCTTCGTCGTGTCGTTGGTGTGCTTCATCATCCTGTTCGTCGCGATCGCCGTGATCTACGTGACCCTGTCCATGCTGGGCGTGTTCGACGAGCTGACGAACATGATCACCGCCCTGCTGGAGGGCGACGGCGGCGGCGAGGACGAGCTGGGCCTCAACCCCGCCGCGTGGTTCTCCCCCGGCCGGGTGCTCGGCTACACGGGTGTGGTCGGGGCGCTGAACATCGTGCTCATCACCGCCCTGTCGACGGTGGGCGCCATGGTCTACAACCTGGTCGCGGACCTGGTGGGCGGGCTGGACATCACCCTCTCCGAGGCCGAGTAG
- a CDS encoding S26 family signal peptidase, producing the protein MTAVLLAAAGIAAAAPLALLLWANRTLVAVDVVGHSMEPAFHHGDRVLVRRVPAKRLRVGDVAVLGRPDTGDLRDLALIMGSVPPWVVKRVAALPGDPVPASVPARGGTVPPGHLVVLGDNTGHSTDSRVWGPVPDDRVLGVVLRRMTSPRTPAA; encoded by the coding sequence GTGACGGCGGTGCTCCTCGCCGCCGCCGGGATCGCGGCGGCGGCCCCGCTCGCCCTGCTCCTGTGGGCCAACCGCACGCTGGTCGCCGTGGACGTGGTCGGGCACAGCATGGAGCCCGCCTTCCACCACGGCGACCGGGTGCTCGTGCGCAGGGTCCCCGCGAAGCGGCTGCGCGTGGGTGACGTGGCCGTCCTGGGCCGGCCCGACACGGGCGACCTCCGGGACCTCGCCCTGATCATGGGCTCCGTACCGCCCTGGGTGGTCAAGCGGGTCGCGGCGCTGCCCGGCGACCCCGTCCCCGCCTCCGTTCCCGCCAGGGGCGGCACGGTGCCCCCGGGGCACCTGGTGGTCCTGGGCGACAACACCGGCCACAGCACGGACTCGCGGGTGTGGGGACCCGTCCCGGACGACCGGGTCCTCGGGGTCGTCCTGCGGCGGATGACCTCTCCGCGCACCCCGGCGGCATAG
- a CDS encoding tetratricopeptide repeat protein translates to MRHDDTPAGGGGAAALPAAPEELLELLAERFEALGDERGAELAEDLYERSPAVMRELAGHVSGAGDPEAASLVEALWTALADDGVLEAARYEDGGIAGAEAWLRRAAEAGHPPAMSALAGLLFDLGWHPGAELWWRRAAAHGDTGAAGGLGSLLQRERPAEAEEWYRVAADAGSGFHMFVLGNLCRGRGRLDEAEDWYARAAAAGPPRAEDAAYSLGVLLAVRGRADEAREWLCRAVRGGVPDARIHLALLECGRGRAEEAAEWLRREAEEGSSRSAAAHLLAEWSAGAGDTGRADAWRRRADRGGPGEMVRLGVLLDEHGLADEAREWWRRAGGQGDARVRMDLGSLFHGRGLPDEAEHWYRAAAEVDDCGAAAMYLGELLWERGRTGEAADWARRSAEEGQPGGVLLLGRLLAELDRADEAAEWLLPAAEEGVPAAGHLLAGLLAARGADAGAEEWFRRAAETGTPEYLGDLGVFLLERGRAEEAEPWLLRAVDAAQDPDRLGIGEPGDLTALYGLGLLCAGQGRADEAFTWFERAAEAGVPGAADRFAALLDDRGRTAEAAGWRDRDTAAGV, encoded by the coding sequence ATGCGACACGACGACACCCCCGCGGGCGGCGGGGGCGCGGCCGCCCTCCCGGCCGCCCCGGAAGAACTGCTGGAACTGCTCGCGGAGCGGTTCGAGGCGCTCGGCGACGAGCGCGGCGCGGAACTGGCCGAGGACCTGTACGAGCGCTCCCCCGCGGTGATGCGGGAGCTGGCCGGGCACGTCTCCGGCGCGGGCGACCCGGAGGCCGCGTCCCTGGTCGAGGCCCTGTGGACCGCCCTGGCCGACGACGGGGTCCTGGAGGCGGCCCGCTACGAGGACGGGGGGATCGCCGGGGCGGAGGCCTGGCTGCGCCGGGCCGCCGAGGCGGGGCACCCGCCCGCCATGTCCGCCCTGGCCGGCCTGCTCTTCGACCTGGGGTGGCACCCCGGAGCCGAACTCTGGTGGCGCAGGGCCGCCGCGCACGGGGACACGGGGGCCGCGGGCGGCCTGGGCTCCCTCCTGCAACGGGAGCGGCCCGCGGAGGCCGAGGAGTGGTACCGGGTCGCGGCCGACGCCGGGTCCGGGTTCCACATGTTCGTCCTGGGGAACCTCTGCCGCGGCCGGGGCCGCCTCGACGAGGCCGAGGACTGGTACGCCCGGGCCGCGGCCGCGGGCCCGCCGCGCGCCGAGGACGCCGCCTACAGCCTGGGGGTGCTGCTGGCAGTGCGCGGCCGCGCGGACGAGGCGCGGGAGTGGCTGTGCCGGGCCGTGCGGGGCGGCGTCCCCGACGCCCGGATCCACCTGGCACTGCTGGAATGCGGGAGGGGGCGGGCGGAGGAGGCCGCGGAATGGCTGCGGCGCGAGGCGGAGGAGGGCTCCTCGCGCTCGGCCGCGGCGCACCTGCTGGCCGAGTGGTCCGCCGGCGCGGGCGACACCGGCCGGGCCGACGCCTGGCGGCGGCGCGCCGACCGGGGAGGCCCCGGGGAGATGGTCCGGCTGGGGGTGCTGCTGGACGAGCACGGCCTCGCGGACGAGGCCCGGGAGTGGTGGCGGCGCGCGGGCGGGCAGGGGGACGCCCGGGTCCGGATGGACCTCGGCTCGCTCTTCCACGGCAGGGGGCTGCCGGACGAGGCGGAGCACTGGTACCGCGCCGCGGCCGAGGTGGACGACTGCGGGGCGGCGGCGATGTACCTGGGCGAGCTGCTCTGGGAGAGGGGCCGGACCGGGGAGGCGGCCGACTGGGCGCGGCGCAGCGCGGAGGAGGGGCAGCCCGGAGGGGTCCTGCTGCTCGGCCGCCTGCTGGCGGAGCTGGACCGCGCGGACGAGGCCGCGGAGTGGCTGCTCCCCGCCGCGGAGGAGGGGGTTCCGGCCGCCGGCCACCTGCTCGCCGGGCTCCTGGCCGCGCGGGGGGCGGACGCCGGGGCCGAGGAGTGGTTCCGCCGCGCGGCCGAGACGGGGACGCCGGAGTACCTGGGCGACCTCGGCGTGTTCCTGCTGGAACGGGGGCGCGCGGAGGAGGCCGAGCCATGGCTGCTCCGCGCGGTCGACGCGGCGCAGGACCCGGACCGCCTCGGTATCGGGGAACCGGGGGACCTCACCGCCCTGTACGGGCTCGGCCTGCTGTGCGCGGGGCAGGGGCGCGCCGACGAGGCGTTCACCTGGTTCGAGAGGGCCGCCGAGGCGGGCGTACCGGGGGCGGCGGACCGGTTCGCCGCCCTGCTCGACGACCGCGGGCGCACCGCGGAGGCCGCCGGGTGGCGCGACCGGGACACGGCGGCGGGGGTCTGA
- a CDS encoding HD domain-containing protein, with protein sequence MDTYGDLPFPRTGLALDALRLARDTESPAIFNHSMRSYLYGRFLGERQGLRPGHDYDDELLFLGCVLHDIGLTPHGDRGGRFDIDGADTAAAFLHDRGVAADRVEVVWDAVALHLCFDVAIRKRPEIALVTAGAGYDLGPEGPALPEGYADRVHAVLPRLRAAAALHDAIVDQALADPGKAPPFSTPGELLRQHTGERWPTWRELMSGEAGWGDYAGI encoded by the coding sequence ATGGACACCTACGGCGACCTGCCGTTCCCCCGTACCGGGCTCGCGCTCGACGCCCTGCGCCTGGCCCGCGACACGGAGTCCCCGGCGATCTTCAACCACAGCATGCGCAGCTATCTCTACGGCCGGTTCCTGGGGGAGCGGCAGGGGCTGCGCCCCGGCCACGACTACGACGACGAGCTGCTGTTCCTCGGCTGCGTGCTGCACGACATCGGCCTCACCCCGCACGGGGACCGGGGCGGGCGGTTCGACATCGACGGCGCCGACACGGCCGCCGCCTTCCTCCACGACCGGGGCGTGGCCGCCGACCGGGTCGAGGTGGTCTGGGACGCCGTCGCCCTGCACCTGTGCTTCGACGTGGCGATCCGCAAGCGGCCCGAGATCGCCCTGGTGACCGCGGGCGCCGGTTACGACCTGGGACCGGAGGGCCCCGCCCTGCCCGAGGGGTACGCCGACCGGGTCCACGCGGTGCTGCCCCGCCTGCGCGCGGCCGCCGCGCTCCACGACGCGATCGTCGACCAGGCCCTCGCCGACCCGGGCAAGGCGCCGCCGTTCAGCACCCCGGGGGAGCTCCTGCGGCAGCACACGGGGGAGCGGTGGCCCACCTGGCGGGAGCTGATGTCCGGCGAGGCGGGCTGGGGCGACTACGCGGGGATCTGA
- a CDS encoding M3 family metallopeptidase, giving the protein MTETENPFFEPSGLPYGLPDFANIREEHFVPAFERGMAEQLAEIEVIKNDPAPATFENTLVALERSGAILRRVSNVFFTFTSSDASDRVQEIETEMMPRLSAHADAITLDRALWERIEQVTAEGPEDEALLERYRTDFVKAGARLDGDAQERLREINGELARLSTEFGQNGVTAATESALVVTDAAELDGLDGDRVAAAAREDGTYALPLHNTTLHPLMARLTDRSVRERLFRLSVDRAPENTEIAARMAVLRAERAALLGYADHASHKVADQTSKTPEAVEERLGAMVEPAVRNVLRQTEELAELAGHPIEPWDWPFYAEQVRRDRYEVDEAALRPYFELDRVYTDGVFHAATALYGITFAERADLSGYHPDVRVWEVFDTDGSGMGLFLLDPYARPTKQGGAWMHNLVEQSELLGQKPVVVNNLNITKPGSGPTLLTPDEVNTAFHEFGHALHGLLSAVRYPRLEGTEVPRDFVEFPSQVNEMWANHPQILANYARHHETGEPVPAELIEKLAAAERYDQGFATVEYLAAALLDWSWHRIAPGQEVDPGTFEAQALERWGLALDLVRPRYRTAYLQHCFAGDYHAGYYSYVWSEVLDADSVEWFNENGGLTRENGDRFRRYVLSVGGSVDPMRATAEFLGREPRLEPLLRRRGLA; this is encoded by the coding sequence TTGACCGAGACCGAGAACCCGTTCTTCGAACCCAGCGGTCTGCCCTACGGGCTCCCCGACTTCGCGAACATCCGCGAGGAGCACTTCGTCCCCGCCTTCGAGCGCGGCATGGCCGAGCAGCTCGCCGAGATCGAGGTGATCAAGAACGACCCGGCCCCCGCCACCTTCGAGAACACCCTGGTCGCCCTGGAGCGCTCCGGCGCGATCCTGCGCCGTGTCTCGAACGTCTTCTTCACCTTCACCTCCTCCGACGCCTCCGACCGCGTCCAGGAGATCGAGACGGAGATGATGCCCCGGCTGAGCGCGCACGCCGACGCCATCACCCTCGACCGCGCCCTGTGGGAGCGGATCGAGCAGGTGACCGCCGAAGGCCCCGAGGACGAGGCGCTCCTGGAGCGCTACCGCACCGACTTCGTCAAGGCCGGCGCCCGGCTCGACGGCGACGCCCAGGAGCGGCTGCGGGAGATCAACGGCGAGCTGGCCCGGCTGTCCACCGAGTTCGGCCAGAACGGCGTGACCGCCGCCACCGAGTCCGCGCTGGTCGTGACCGACGCCGCCGAGCTGGACGGCCTGGACGGCGACCGCGTCGCCGCGGCCGCCCGCGAGGACGGCACCTACGCGCTGCCGCTGCACAACACCACCCTGCACCCCCTGATGGCCCGCCTCACCGACCGGTCCGTGCGCGAGCGCCTCTTCCGGCTCAGCGTCGACCGGGCCCCGGAGAACACGGAGATCGCCGCCCGCATGGCGGTGCTGCGCGCCGAGCGCGCCGCCCTGCTCGGCTACGCCGACCACGCCTCGCACAAGGTCGCCGACCAGACCTCCAAGACCCCCGAGGCGGTCGAGGAGCGGCTGGGCGCCATGGTCGAGCCCGCTGTGCGCAACGTCCTGCGCCAGACCGAGGAGCTGGCGGAGCTGGCCGGGCACCCGATCGAGCCGTGGGACTGGCCGTTCTACGCCGAGCAGGTGCGCCGCGACCGCTACGAGGTGGACGAGGCGGCGCTGCGCCCGTACTTCGAGCTGGACCGGGTCTACACCGACGGCGTCTTCCACGCCGCCACCGCCCTGTACGGCATCACCTTCGCCGAGCGCGCCGACCTGTCCGGCTACCACCCGGACGTGCGCGTGTGGGAGGTGTTCGACACCGACGGCTCGGGGATGGGCCTGTTCCTGCTCGACCCCTACGCCCGCCCCACCAAGCAGGGCGGCGCGTGGATGCACAACCTGGTGGAGCAGTCCGAGCTGCTGGGGCAGAAGCCGGTGGTGGTCAACAACCTCAACATCACCAAGCCGGGTTCGGGGCCGACCCTGCTCACCCCGGACGAGGTCAACACCGCCTTCCACGAGTTCGGGCACGCCCTGCACGGGCTGCTGTCGGCGGTGCGGTACCCGCGCCTGGAGGGCACCGAGGTGCCGCGCGACTTCGTCGAGTTCCCCTCCCAGGTGAACGAGATGTGGGCCAACCACCCGCAGATCCTGGCGAACTACGCCCGCCACCACGAGACCGGGGAGCCGGTGCCCGCCGAGCTCATCGAGAAGCTGGCCGCGGCCGAGCGCTACGACCAGGGCTTCGCGACGGTCGAGTACCTGGCGGCGGCGCTGCTGGACTGGTCCTGGCACCGGATCGCCCCCGGGCAGGAGGTGGACCCGGGGACCTTCGAGGCGCAGGCGCTGGAGAGGTGGGGCCTGGCCCTGGACCTGGTCCGCCCCCGCTACCGGACCGCGTACCTCCAGCACTGCTTCGCGGGCGACTACCACGCGGGCTACTACTCCTACGTGTGGAGCGAGGTCCTGGACGCCGACAGCGTGGAGTGGTTCAACGAGAACGGCGGCCTCACCCGGGAGAACGGCGACCGCTTCCGCCGGTACGTGCTCTCGGTGGGCGGCAGCGTCGACCCGATGCGCGCCACCGCCGAGTTCCTGGGCCGCGAACCGCGCCTGGAGCCGCTGCTCCGCCGCCGCGGCCTGGCCTAG
- a CDS encoding sensor histidine kinase: MAAERRRARRGRSGRSRSGRRVSLRHGLLFRLLTGSVLVAVCSITATAWLSVQRTSESINVQQGETLAVDTHIHDTLVGYAATHRGWEGVEETVRALAGETGRRIVLTTEGRAVIADSALPAAEPPQGAAGDAPPLPPRTSSVVDALAVDVTLAAGSGDRIDPRAVGPFALTDHERALLRADAEQGADCLRTLYGVAAEAVTGPTGRPVVETEQADAYMWDDCGLDALDRPVGGEEEALADLNALAADCAPDSGTDLVYAMDGRTGGLVITGPPSADPPEAADDARAPAAPEDPANVSPSEDPGAAPPEEGAGGDSGAEEPLPGGEPSIAPEAPAPGEEVPWEVPQDPQDPWEPAPSRAPDPSGAGSLTGSRVEVPPEAAPCLDAARRAQLDPYVAPAALLFIDDPAEDAAAGPSLSREGVLRVGGVVVLVLVLTVVVSTTLATRLLRPVHALTDAVNRMREGGGPARVEVRDSGEIGRLAEAFNEMSEHLERAEEQRKAMVSDVSHELRTPLSNLRGWLEAVQDGVVDPEPDRMGMLLGETLLLQAVIDDLQDLALADAGRLRLDPEPVEAGPLVEQVVAGHGLRAEEAGVRLVSEVRDVTLVADRTRLLQVLGNLVGNALRHTPEGGTVTVQAHRAGSEAVLRVSDTGVGIAREDLPHVFDRFWRADKSRNRRTGGSGLGLAIVRGLVELHGGTVAVSSTVGEGTAFTLRLPLAGPPGRGPARGSP, from the coding sequence GGTCCTGGTGGCGGTCTGCTCGATCACCGCGACGGCCTGGCTGTCGGTGCAGCGGACCTCGGAGTCCATCAACGTCCAGCAGGGGGAGACCCTGGCGGTGGACACCCACATCCACGACACCCTCGTCGGCTACGCGGCGACCCACCGGGGGTGGGAGGGGGTCGAGGAGACCGTCCGGGCCCTGGCCGGGGAGACCGGCCGCCGGATCGTCCTGACCACCGAGGGCCGGGCCGTGATCGCCGACTCCGCCCTCCCCGCCGCGGAACCCCCGCAGGGGGCCGCCGGGGACGCCCCGCCGCTGCCGCCCCGGACGTCGTCGGTGGTGGACGCGCTGGCGGTGGACGTGACCCTGGCCGCCGGGAGCGGAGACCGCATCGACCCGCGGGCGGTGGGCCCCTTCGCCCTGACCGACCACGAGCGCGCCCTGCTGCGCGCCGACGCGGAGCAGGGCGCGGACTGCCTGCGGACGCTGTACGGAGTGGCGGCGGAGGCGGTGACCGGGCCGACGGGGCGCCCCGTGGTCGAGACGGAGCAGGCCGACGCGTACATGTGGGACGACTGCGGCCTCGACGCCCTGGACCGGCCGGTGGGGGGCGAGGAGGAGGCCCTGGCCGACCTGAACGCCCTGGCCGCCGACTGCGCGCCCGACTCCGGGACGGACCTCGTGTACGCCATGGACGGCCGCACCGGGGGCCTCGTGATCACGGGACCCCCGTCGGCCGACCCTCCTGAGGCGGCGGACGATGCCCGGGCCCCGGCCGCTCCGGAGGACCCCGCCAACGTGTCGCCGTCGGAGGACCCGGGCGCCGCCCCGCCCGAGGAGGGGGCGGGGGGAGACTCCGGGGCGGAGGAGCCGCTCCCCGGCGGGGAGCCCTCCATCGCCCCGGAGGCCCCGGCACCGGGTGAGGAGGTCCCGTGGGAGGTCCCCCAGGACCCGCAGGACCCCTGGGAGCCCGCACCGTCCCGCGCCCCCGACCCCTCCGGCGCCGGGAGCCTGACCGGGTCCCGGGTCGAGGTGCCGCCGGAGGCGGCGCCCTGCCTGGACGCCGCCCGCCGCGCCCAGCTCGACCCCTACGTGGCCCCGGCCGCGCTGCTCTTCATCGACGACCCCGCGGAGGACGCCGCGGCGGGGCCCTCCCTGTCCCGCGAGGGCGTGCTGCGCGTGGGCGGGGTGGTGGTGCTGGTGCTGGTGCTGACCGTGGTGGTGAGCACGACCCTGGCGACGCGGCTGCTCCGTCCCGTCCACGCGCTCACCGACGCCGTCAACCGGATGCGCGAGGGCGGCGGCCCGGCCCGGGTGGAGGTCCGCGACTCCGGCGAGATCGGCCGCCTGGCGGAGGCGTTCAACGAGATGTCCGAGCACCTGGAGCGGGCCGAGGAACAGCGCAAGGCCATGGTGAGCGACGTGTCGCACGAGCTGCGCACCCCGCTGAGCAACCTGCGCGGCTGGCTGGAGGCCGTCCAGGACGGGGTGGTCGACCCCGAGCCGGACCGCATGGGGATGCTGCTGGGGGAGACCCTGCTGCTCCAGGCGGTCATCGACGACCTCCAGGACCTCGCCCTGGCCGACGCCGGGCGGCTGCGCCTGGACCCGGAGCCCGTGGAGGCCGGCCCGCTGGTCGAGCAGGTGGTCGCGGGCCACGGGCTGCGCGCGGAGGAGGCCGGGGTGCGTCTGGTCTCCGAGGTCCGCGACGTGACCCTGGTGGCCGACCGCACCCGGCTGCTCCAGGTGCTGGGGAACCTGGTCGGCAACGCGCTGCGGCACACCCCCGAGGGCGGGACCGTGACCGTGCAGGCGCACCGGGCGGGCTCCGAGGCGGTGCTCCGGGTGAGCGACACCGGGGTCGGCATCGCCCGGGAGGACCTACCGCACGTCTTCGACCGGTTCTGGCGGGCGGACAAGTCCCGCAACCGGCGCACCGGCGGCAGCGGCCTGGGGCTGGCCATCGTGCGCGGGCTGGTGGAGCTGCACGGCGGGACGGTGGCGGTGAGCAGCACGGTCGGGGAGGGCACGGCCTTCACCCTCCGGCTGCCCCTGGCCGGTCCCCCCGGGAGGGGACCGGCCCGCGGAAGCCCCTAG